The genomic window CCAATTGCAGGAGTCGCTATCCCAGCGCGGGGGCAAACTGGTGCTCAAGGGCCTTTCGCCCGAAATGAAGAAGCGCTTGGCCCACGCGGTGCTGCCGGAAACCGGGGACGCGGAAAAAAAACCGCCCCTCCCGTTAACCGAGCGGGTGGGCGAGTCCGGCATCGCTTTCATCGTGGAGATGCGCGATACCCTTGTGCTTCTCAGCGAATCCCTGTACTGGTCCACCTTCGCCCTGTTCCGTTCCAAGACGCTGATGCGCGGGGATACCGTGATCCAGATGGTGCGTCTGGGGAGCAACGCCCTGCCCATCGTGCTCTTGCTCTCGGTCATCATCGGCTTTACCTTGGCGCTGCAATCGGGGATCCAATTGCAGAAATTCGGCGCCACGGTTTTCCTGGCGAGCGGCATGGGCATCAGCATGGTGACCGAGTTCGGCCCGATCCTGACCGCCGTGATCCTGGCCGGGCGCTCAGGCAGTTCGGTTACGGCGGAAATCTCCACCATGGTGGTGCAGGAAGAAGTCGGCGCCTTGCATGCCATGGCCATCAACCCGATCCATTTCCTGGTGCTGCCCCGCTTCTGGGCCATGTCCCTGACCGGACCCATGCTGACCGCGGTGTCGGCCGCTTCCGGCATTTTCGCGGGGGGCGCGGTGGGATTCTGGTTCTTCAAATTGTCCCCGGCATCGTATATCTCGGGTCTCAAGGAAGCGGTCACCCTCAACTTCATGGGACAAGCGTTGGTGAAATCCGTAACCTTCGCTTGGATCATCGCGTTGGTGGCGATCAACAAGGGGCTGAACGTGCGGGGAGGGGCCGACGCGGTGGGCAAGGCCACCACTTCGTGCGTAGTGACCTGCATATTCGCGATAATCTTCGCGGATGCCGTGTTTTCCTTCATCTTCTACTATTGAGTCGCATGGACGAGGGGCCTAAATTAGTGGTGAAACGGTTGCGCGCCGGCTACGGCGGCGATCCGGTTTTGCAGGACGTATCCCTTACCGTCCAGCCCCGGGAGATCCGCATCGTGCTGGGCGGTTCCGGTTGCGGCAAGTCCACCCTGCTCAGGAACATCATCGGGTTGGAGAAACCGCTGGGGGGCGAGATCGAGATCCTGGGTTCCAAGGTGGATTGGAGCCAGGGCCAATCCCCGATCGAGCAGCTCCGCCGCATGGGCGTGCTCTTCCAAGGCGGCGCCCTGCTCTCCTCCCTGACCGTCGGGGAAAACGTGGCCTTGCCCATGCGTATCCATAACCCCGGGCTCCCGCCGGCCGTGGTGGAAGAACTGGTCCGCATCAAGCTGGGGCAAGTGAAACTCGAACAAGCCTACGATAAGGCGCCCAATGAGCTTTCGGGGGGCATGCGCAAGCGGGCCGCCTTGGCGCGCGCCATCGTGAACGATCCCGAACTCCTGTTCTGCGACGAGCCCTCGGCGGGACTCGACCCCGTCACTTCGCGTAGCCTGGACGAGCTGCTGCTCGAGTTGCGCGAGAACCTGGGGATCACCATGGTGGTGGTGACCCATGAGCTGGATTCCATCCGTACCTTGTGCGATCGCCTTACCTTCCTCTCCCAAGGAAAGGTTATTTGCGATAGCACCCTCGAGGAGGCCGAGCGTTCCGGGCCGCAAGAGGTGAAGGATTTCCTGGCGCGCAAGCCCGAGCCGCATAAGGCCAAGGGACGGGTGGCCGTATTCAATGTGGAGGAGGGCTGATGGACGTGAGCCGCGCGGAAAAAGCCCGCTTGGGTATCTTCCTGATCGGAACGGCCGTTTTGCTGGTGGTGGTGATCTTCGCCTTGGTTGGCAAAAAGATTTTCACCAAGAAGGTGCCCTACTTCACCCGCCTGTCGGAAACGGTGAGCGGGCTGGAGCTCGGGACTCCCGTGAAACAGAACGGCGTGGACGTGGGAAACATCGTCGCCATCCTGACCGACACGACGGATGTCACGCGGTCGGTCGTGCGATTCGAGGTAAACAAGGGCACCCCCGTTAAGCAGGACATGGTGGCCAGCATGGGCAGCTATGGAATCACCGGACTGAAATACCTGGAGCTCACCGGGGGCAGCTACTCCGCCCCGGACGTGCCGCCCGGCGGCGAGATACGCTCTGAACTATCGACCTTGGGGAAACTCACGCAACGGGCCGATTCCATCGCCTACAAGATCGATCGACTGCTCGGGAACGTGCTGGCCCTGACCGAGTCCCAGGGACGGGCCCAACTCGAGAAGCTGGTGAACAGTTCGGTGAACCTGGCAGGCAGCCTGGACAGCCTCACCTCGGATATCGCCCGCATCCGTCCGGGGCGGCGCATCGACGCGATCTTGGCCGATGCGGAAGCGGCTACCTCCACGCTCAAGGACAAAATCAAGAAAGCGGAAATCGATGAGACCGTCCATGAATACCGCAAGCTGGCGGAAGGCGCGGGAGACGTCGCCCAGAAGATGGACATCACGATTCTCCGCGTCCAAGAGGACTTGTCGCAATCGATGAATAACCTGAAGGAGACCATGAAGAACATGAACGCCTTCAGCCGCCAGATCCGGGAGAATCCCTCGGTTCTGTTGCGCAGCGAAGAGAAGCAGGAGCGCCACAAATGAACCGCGCCCTTCCCCTCCGCCATCCCGCCCGCGCCGCGGCCGTCCTGATCTTGTCGCTCCTTTCCGGATGCTACTGGGGCAAGGTCCAGGAGACGAAGTATTACGTGCTCGACTACGTGCCTACGCCCCCGCCCGAGCGCATCCAGAAGGGCCCCTACCCGTTCGTCCTGCGCCTGCGGGACTGCGAAATCGCCGAAGCCTACCGGCGCAGCCAGATCGTCTACCGTCAATCCGCCAACCAGATGCAGTTCTACGGGCTGCACCTGTGGGCCGTCGATCCCGACCGGATGATGACCGACCTGGCGCTGAAGCATTTGAAGGCCGCCCAGCTCTTCGACAATGTCACCCGCACGGTGGAGAACTTCGTTCCCGACTTCTACCTCTCCTGCAACGTGCAAGCCATCGAGGAGTTCGACAGCAAGGAGCAGGTGTATTCCCATCTCGCCATCGAATACCAGCTCGAGAACGCCAAGACCAACGTGATCACCTGGAAGAAGCTCTACGACCTGCGCAAGGCGGTGGTCCAACCGGAACCGATCTACGTGGTCCGGGAGCTGTCGGCGCTGGCGGAAACCATTAACGATCGCCTGGTGCAGGAATTGGACGTGGTGCTGGACGAGGCCAAGTACAAGAAGCAGGAGAAGACCGACAGCGTACGGGCCGATACGGCCGCCCACGGCGCCGCGGGCCCCGAGCGGCAAGCCGGCCCAGCGGCTCCCGGTCCCGTCCGCGAGGCCGGGAAGGCCAAGCGCTGACCGCATGCGCCGCGTGCTAGCCTCCTTTCTGCGGGCCCTTTGCGGAACGGGAGCCGACCGGCGCAGCGCCGGCCCGATCGCCCGTCTAATCACCATCCTGCCGGGAATCCTGCTTTCCGTCCTGCCGGCGCGGGCAGTCCAGATCGGGGATCTGCCTGGCGAGGACATTTCCAGCGGGGAGGTCAGCAAGGCGGAAGCCCGGGCCCACGTGGAAACGCCCGTGCGGCACAACAATAATTGGTTGGCCGCTTCCATCGAAGAGCAATTGGCGCGGGAACGAACCCTCATCCCCATGGGGAAGGGCGCCATTTTCGTGCCGAGCTATACCGAACCCCGCCGCGAACCCGAAGTCACCGTTACCACCTTGGGCGGAATGCAGGTGAAGAACGGGACCACGGGGCAACGCATCCTGGTGGATTCCGGCCTGTACACCGTGCGGCTGGGCTCGGGCACCGCCGCGCAGCAAATGTCCGTCGACGTAAGGGTGGAAGAAGGGCATACTTCGGTGGTTCCGCCCGAATGGAGCGGCCTGCTGGTGGAGACGCTGACGCCGGAGGGCAACTACCTCGAATCCCAATACGAGGTCATCCGCGTCGACCGCGGAACCAACTACGGCAAGGGCCGCGGCTTACCGGAAGAGCGCCTCCAGGATATCCGGGCCTGGCTTCTTCCCGCCGGCATGTACCGGATCAGCAAGCCCGGGGAAGGCTTCAACTCCTTACGCAATTACATCACCGTGCAACTCAATCCCGGAGAGCTGACCCAGATCGAACTGATCTTCGACAAGACGAGCGGCGACCTCATCGCCGGGGGCGTGAAGGCATTGAACACCCGGGTCAAGATGGGCAGCAATTGGAGCCTGGGCATCCGCGCCGGCGGCAACGTGGATCTATCCCGTGTGACCGACAATACGGATACGCGCAAGGAGGCCGCCTTGGTTTCGGACGACCTACGCATGCGCTTGCAATACGACGATGCCCTTTACCTGGGAACCACCGAGCTGTTCCTGCAAGATAATTTCAGCAAGGAGCGCAACCGCCGCCTGAACGTCACCTCCGACATCGCCGAACTACGCACCACCTGGATTCGGCGCTTGCTGCCCTGGCTGGGCCCGTACGTACGCACCATCCTCTCCACCCATTTGTTCGACAACAAGCCGGTCACGGACTCCGTCTCCATCGTCACCCAAAAGGACTCTTCCGGAACGCTGGTGCCGCAGGTCTCCAAGATCGTAGGCGGGAACTTCATCATCCAACCATCCCTCGATCCCCTTAACTTACAGGAAGGGGCGGGATTCAACGTGGAGATGGTCTCGAAGTACTACCTGGAAGCCAATTCCCAGCTCGGGGTAGCGGCCATCCAGAACTTGGTGGACTACAGCTACGTCACCAATGGGGAGGGTCAATATCTCCGCGCCAAATCGACCTACGAGATCGGCGTCGAGGGTAACCTGTACGGAACCCTCCGCCTGGGATCGGACATGACCTTGGATCTGCGCCTGGAGCTTTTCGCCCCCAATTCCGACCCGGCGCGCATCCGCTTGCGGGACCTCACGGCCGACTTCCGCTTCTTCCTCACCCGGAACATCGAGATTGGGTACCTGTATCAGGTCAAGGAAGAGACCGCAATAACCAAAAACCGCTTCCCCAGCTCGCACAACCTGTCCCTGCGATTGTCCTTCAATTATTGAGGGCCCTACCCAACGCCCATGGCCCGGAGGTAGGCCCGCGCCACGGTCGGGAAGTCCCAACGGTACCGATTGGCCGGCGGCTGAACCTTTCCCTCCAGATAGCCCAGCGCTAGTCCGCGGAGTTCCGTTCCATCGCGGTAAAGATCCACGGGAGCCCCTTCCGCTTGGAGCCAGCGCGTAAGCGGCAAATCCGGAACCAGGATGGGACGTCCCAAGTGGAGCAGATGCAGCAACGATCCGCTATTGCTCTTGAAGCGCATGGGGCTGACGAAAAGATCGCATAAGCTTAAGTGCGACCCGACCCGTTCCGGAGGCAGCCAACCCGTGACGCGAACGCGATCGGAAAGGCCGCGCGCCGCCGCTTCGTGTTCGAGGCGTTCCTGCATGCCGCTTGCGGATCGTTCCCCGCCCAGGATCAATAAAGCCGTCCCGGGATCGAGGGTCGCCAGCAGATCGAAAACCTGGGCATAATCCGAGGCCGGATTGAGGAATCCGAATATCCCTATGATGGACTTAGGCCTACGCGGGAAATAATCTTCCTTGCGCACGACCGGGCTGGCTACGGAGGGCGCGTAGAAGGCGTGCGGGACCGGTTCAAGCACCTTGCCGGGGGCCAGCGGGCCCAGGATGGCGGCGTTGGGGCCCGATAGGGGAATCACGCGATGGGCTGCATATCCCGCGGCTTGGAGCCGCCGTTCACGGGCGAACTCCCGGTGCTTCCATCGATAGATGGCGCGCTTCAACCAGAGCAAGGGCGGGAAACCCGCGCGCAGATCGGCGTAAGGGAAGGCGAAGGGATCTTCCGCGTAGACTTCATGCGGAACCACGAACATCCGGCCGGGAAAGCGCGCCCCCAAGCGGATCAGGAAACCGGGATCGGGAACCAAGGACCTTTCGTAATGCACGAGGATGGCTTGGCACGATTCCAATCGGGGCGAAGCCAGCGCGTGCCGGAAGGGTACGAAGGCCAGATCGCATTCGGCCGCCAGGACGGCGGCCAATCTTCCGACGTAATCGGCGATGCCGCAGGGTTGGGATGCGTCGGGGCCGACGAGGCCGATGCGCGAACGGGGCATGGGGGGATTATAGCGTATGTCGGGCCGGGAAGGGGGCCCGCCCTATCGATTCCGGTCCGCCGAGGCGATACTATTTGTGCTGCGAACGCGCCCGTTCCGACATCACCACGGTATCCGGCGGCACCGAAGAGGTAATCCAGCAGTTACCGCCGATCACGCTGTTGCGCCCGATGGTGGTCTTCCCGCCCAGCACGGTCGCCCCCGCATAGATGGTCACCCCGTCTTCGAGGTTGGGATGGCGCTTGATTCCCTTGATGGGATTCCCGTCCTCGTCCTTCTTGAAGCTCAGGGCCCCCAAGGTCACGCCCTGGTACAGCTTCACCCCGCGGCCGATCACGGCGGTCTCGCCGATCACCACGCCCGTACCATGATCGATGAAGAAGCCCGGGCCGATGGTCGCGCCGGGATGGATGTCCGAGCCGGTCCGGGAATGGGCCACTTCGCTCAGCATGCGCGGAAGCAATGGGACGCCGTCGCGGTACAACTCGTGGGCCAGGCGATGGGTCGAGATGGTTTGCACGAACGGATAGCTCATCAGTACTTCCACCACCGAACCGGCGGCGGGATCGCCTTCGTAGGCCGCCAACAAATCCTCGCCCAATACGCGCCGGATGGAGGGAAGGTTCGATAGGAGGCGATCGGTGATTTCCATGGCGCGCGGGCCATTCCCGCCTTCCGGCGCAGGCGCGGTTTCGGGCCCGTTGCGGGAGGCCCGGTAGTCCAAGGCCTTGACGATATGCGAAGCCAAGGCCGAACGCGCCGAAGCCAGGCTGTCCCGCAGGAACGCATCCAACTCGTCCTCGCGCAAAGCCTGATCGCCGAATACGCCCGGGAACAGGATGGATAGAAGCTGATCCACCAATTGGGCGACGGCCTCGCGGCCGGGCAGCCGATGCACGGCGCTGATGTTGCACAGATGATCGCCCGCCACCGCGCGCCCCAGATCGGCGGCGATGGCGGCTAGGCTTTCTTTATCCAAGGGCTTATTCACGGGTTACTCGATCCTGGCCGGAAGTATGTCGATCCAAGTCGAAATATACCCCATGGGTAACCGACCTCCAAGGCGAAGGCATGGCGCCGGATAGAGCGGGATAGCGGTATCCTGGCGCGGGCCCGCGGTATCTACGGTACAATTGGCAGGGAGGGAAATCCCATGATTTCGCATATCGAGATCTTCCGGCTGGCGCTCCCCATGGAGCCGTTCCGGATCGCGACGGAACTCTCCACCGTCGCGCAGAACACCTTCATCCGCATCCACGACGGGGACGGGCTTGTTGGTATGGGGGAATGCTCCGCTTTCCCCATGCTGGTGGGAGAGACCCAGGAAACCTGCTTCGCGGTGGCCCAGGACTTCGCCCGGCTCCTCAAGGGAAAGGACCCCTTCGATATCGAGGGCCGCATGGCCGATCTGGACCGCGCCCTCGCCTTCAATACCACCATCAAAAGCGCTTTCGACATGGCCTTGCACGACCTCGCCGCCAAGGCCGCGGGCGTGCCCCTGTACCGCTTCCTGGGCGGGGAGCGTAAGGAAATCGAAACCGACCTCACCATAGGCATCAACGCGCCGGACCGCATGGCGGAGACGGCCCGCGATTTCGTCCGCAAGGGCGTGCGCATCATCAAGATCAAGCTGGGCAAGGACGGCGAGGAAGACGTGGAGAGGGTGCGTTCCATCCGCGCGGCGGTGGGCCCTGACATCGGGCTGCGCATCGACGCCAATCAAGGTTGGGATTTCGATACCGCCCTTCGCTGCCTCCGCGCCTTGGAGCCCTGCGACGTCCAGTTCTGCGAACAGCCCATCCACCACCATTACGATTACCTTCTGCCGGAGCTGCGCGAACGATCCCCCATCCCCATCATGGCCGATGAAAGCGTCTTCAACCACCACGATGCCATCCGCCTCATCGAGGCGGAAGCGGTGGATGCCATCAACGTTAAGCTCGCCAAATCGGGCGGCATCCTGGAAGCCCGGCGCATCGCGGAAACCGCCGCCCGCTACGGCATCCCCTGCATGCTGGGCGGCATGCTGGAAAGCCGCCTGGCCCTGACCGCCATGGCGCACCTCGCCATGGCCCAAAGGAATTTCGCGTACTACGACCTGGACACCTGCCTGCTGGGGCAGTTGGAAGATCCCGTGGTGGGCGGGGCCCGCTATCGCGGGTATTTTCTCGAAGTTCCCGATGCGCCGGGGATCGCCGCGGATATCGATCCCGCCTTCCTGGCGCGGTGCCCGGGCATCGTGATTTAAAGCCCCAAGGTCGGGAAATTCTTAGCTTTGGCGCTCACGTTCCGGGGACAACCGCATGCGCATTTTCGTCGATGAAAACATTCCCATGGGCCGCGAGGCCTTCGCCGCCCATGGCGAGGTCACCCTTTTCGCCGGCCGCAACCTCAAGCGCGCCGACTTGTCCGCCGCCGACGCTCTCCTGGTCCGCTCCGTCACCCGCGTGGACGCCGGCCTTTTGGAAGGCACGCCCGTCCGCTTCGTGGGCACGGCCACCATCGGCACCGATCATATCGATCAGGCCTGGCTGGCATCGCAAGGTATCGGCTTCGCATCGGCTCCCGGTTGCAACGCCAACTCCGTAGGCGAATACCTGGCTTCCGCATTGACCTGGCTGGCCGCCGAAAAGGGTTTCGCGCTGGAAGGCAAGACGCTGGGGATTATCGGATGGGGGCATGTCGGGAAGCGCGTGGAAGCCAAGGCCGCGGGCCTGGGACTGAAGGTATTGCGCAACGATCCTCCCCTGGAGCAGTCCGGCGGCGCGCCCGGAGTCGCCTTCGTATCGCTGGAGCGATTGCTGGACGAGTGCGATATCCTGTCGCTGCACGTGCCTCTCATCAAGGCCGGCCCCCACCCCACCCTCGAACTGGCGGGCCCGGACTTCTTCGCGCGCCTCCAGCGCCCCATCGTCCTATGCAATACCTGCCGCGGCGAAGTGATCGACGAAACCGCCCTGCGCCAGGCCCATGCCGCCGGGCGCATCCGCCATCTCGTCCTCGACGTGTTCGCGGGGGAACCGAGGCCTGATCCGGCCCTCTGCGCGATCGCCGATCTCGTGACTCCGCATATCGCGGGGTATTCCCTGCCCGGCAAGCTCAACGGCACCACCCAGGTGGCCGCCGCCTTCCGTGCCTGCTTCGGATTCCCGGATGCCTGGGCGCCCGCCTACCCCCATCCTTCCGAAGACGAACTGGCGTACGTCCCGGGCAGCGACGCCTCCTTCCTCAGGCGATGCATCGCCTCCGTTTACGACGTGGCGGAAGACGATGCCCGTTTGCGTTCCGCCCTCCGCGAAGCCGATCCCGGCAAGGGATTCGATCGCTTGCGGCGCGAATATCCCATCCGTCACGAATTCGCATCATACCAAGTAATCGGGTTACCGGCGGAAAAGCGGGAGTTGCGTTCCCGGCTGCAAGCCCTGGGTTTCCGCATCCGCTGAACCCAGGCGCGCGACGCTCCGGGGATCCGCCCGCCCACCATCCCTGATTCCGGGCGGATATGCCCCGATCCGCCGTGGAGCCGCATAAAAAAAGGCAAACTTCACGCCGATAGCGCCGGGACGGCCTCCAGAAGCGGATTGAGTTCGGAAAACGGTGGAGATTTGCCGCCGGATCCAGTACCTTAGGCCATACTGTGGCGAACCTTTGTTTCACCGCGAACCCGGGGTTCGCGAGGGAAGCAGAACGCCGCGTTCGCGACAAGCCGCCGGCAAGGGCGGCGAAACCGGGAAAACGAAATCCCGGGGTGCGGATCCGGTTCCCTGGCGATGCCTAGGGGACGGGGTCGGTGACCCCATCTGACAGCCCAGAAAGGACTGCCATGAAGAACATGCTCTCCCAGCAGACCCCGGTGCGCTCCCTGCTTAAGCTTCGCCCCATGGCCATCGAGCTTTTGGATAAGCGCAAGCTGCGCTATTGGGACGCTCTGGACAAACCGCTGGGGGACTTGTTCCGGAAGGAAGGGCTCCGGTCCGCAGCCAACGGCCTTCCTGCGGAAGGCGGCCCTCAAAGAGAGGGCGGCCCTCGAAGCGAGGGCATGGATGATTTTCTGGACGAGGTGAGCTATACGCGCGTTCCGGCGCCAGATACGGACTGGAGCGCCATGCCGTTGTACATGCTCATTGATTACCTGACCCACGAGCATCGCAGCCTTCTCCTCCAGGAAGTCGCCGATATTTCCCACCTACTGGACGTGCATACCCTCTCCGACGATGCGGAGGCCAGGCAGCTGCGGCCCTTTCACCGCGACTTCCAGGCCTGGGTGCGGGATTTCCAGGGCCATATCGACCAGGAAGAGGGCTTCCTCTTCCCCCGGGTTCTGCGTTACGAGGCTTGCCTGCGTGATCGCAACGTCCATCCCGAATTCCACCGTGGTTCCATCCAGTCCTTCATGGCCACCCGCGAAGCGCAAGTGGGCCGGCAATTCTACAAGACTTGCGAGACCTTCGCCCATCGCCTGGAAGCGCATTCCGCCGCCCATCCGGGCTCACCCGCCGCCGGTGAACTTGCGGAAACCGCCGCGCGCCTGAGCGCCAAACTCAGCGCCCATTTCGAACTCGAATCCAAAATCCTCTACGTAGCCGCCCGGGAACTGGAGCGCAGCCTGTACAACATGTCCATCGACGGCGACCCGGCCGTGGTGATGCATCGTCGGGGGCCGATGGATTCCGGGATCATGCGCCTGGAAGACGCGTAATCGTTCGCAAGGCCTTCATCGCCCTCTTCGCGGGCATTCTCGCAGCGGGATCGGCGCAGGCCCAACCCTCTGCGGCTACGGCGGCGGACTCCGGCTGGACGCCCCTTTGCAATGGCAAGAACCTGGATGGCTTCAACCTGTTCATCAACGGTACGGGCCTGGTCCCGCCCGCAGGGCGAACCGAATTCGACATCGATAGCGGCATGATCCATGCCCCCACGGGAGCCAAAGGGCATGTGGTCACGGCCAAGGAGTATGGCTATTACCGCGTCCGCGTGGACTATCGCTTCAGCCCGGAAAACGGCACCGAGAATGCGGGAATGCTGATCCATTTCGATCTCGGGCAAGCCGCCACCCTGAAGAACGTGAGCCGCCCGCGCTCCATCGAGGTGGACATCCAGAAGGGGGACAACTCGGAGTGGACCCTATGGGCCGCCGCGCAGCTTGGGCCTTATATCACCACCACCGTGAAATCGGGCACGGAAACATCGGCCAGCCCCGCTTACCTGCCCGCCGCGCAGGGGGGCGTCCCCTTTACCGCCGACCCTTGGGGCTCCCGCACCATCTTCAGCGCCATGCCCAACTCCGACAAGCCCAAAGGCGAATGGAACCACGGCGAAGCCTCCATCCACGGCGATAGCGGATCCTTCTGGCTGAACGGGCAACTGCGCTGCGCCGGGTGGGACTTCCAGGCCCGCGCCAATGCGAGCAACCCGACTCCCCGCGTGCGGTATGGACGCGGAGCGATCGCTTTGCAATCGGAAGGGCACCAGATCTGGTACCGCAACTTCGAGATCATGGAACTCGATTCCGCGACGGGAATCCCCTTGCATGCCCGCCGCGGCTGCACCGCCCGGGCCGATACCCGCTACGATCCCCGCGCCGTGGTCGATGATGGCACTTGCGCGGCCGCGGCGGCGCGCGACCGGATCGCCTCGGAGCCTTTGTTCCGCGCTTTCGGGTCCTGCGCTTCGCTTTCCGCGGAGATCCGGCGGCCCGGCGCCTATTCCTTGGAAGTCCTCGATGCGCGCGGGAACCGGGTGGCCGCCTGGCACGGGCAGGGGCCCGAGGGCCGGAGGCTGCCTTTGGAAGCCCACGGGATTTTCCTGGTCCGCTTCGATTCGAGGGCCGGATCCTCGACTTCACTTATCGCGGTTCCCTGACTTCGTTTTCCCCGGCCGGCCGTGAACGCTGGCCCGGGTCTTTCGTTTTAGGGTACGGGGTAAAGGGTTCAGGGTAGAGAAAACCCCTCCTCTTCAACCCTTTACCCTGTACCCTTAACCCTGTGCCCTTCTCTCCCCGATCAGTCCCTGAAGCCCGATTCCAAAGGGCCCAACCGCATTCGCAGTCTTGAGCTTCCGCCCCCCGGGAACTACATTCTGTCCTCCAAAAAAACGGCTTTTTACACGATTTCCGAGACTCAAGAGATCCACTGAAGGGAGTTCATTATGGCGAAGGCGCCTAAGTACGTCTATCTATTCGGCAAGACCAAAACCGACGGCAATTCCGGCATGAAGGAATTGTTGGGCGGCAAGGGCGCGAACCTCGCCGAAATGTGCCGCATCGGGCTCCCCGTCCCTCCCGGCTTCACCATCACCACCGAAGTCTGCACCTACTACTACGACAACAAGCGCACCTATCCCTCCGTCCTCCGGGCGCAGATGGAAGAGGGCATCAAGACCATCGAGGCCCAGACCAAGGCCAAGTTCGGCGACCTGAAGAACCCGCTGCTGGTTTCGGTCCGCTCCGGAGCCCGCGACTCCATGCCCGGCATGATGGACACCATCCTCAACCTCGGCCTCAACGACCAGACCGTAGTGGCCCTGGCCAACAAGACCAACAACGAGCGTTTCGCCTGGGATTGCTATCGCCGCTTCGTGCAGATGTACGGCGACGTTGTGCTCGGCGTGCAGAAGATGCCCGGCGAGGACCATGAGCCCTTCGAGATGGTCATCGAGAGCATCAAGGAAGATCGCCATGGCGACAAGGACATGGACGATACCAAGCTCACCGTGGCCGACCTCAAGGAACTGGTCCACCGCTTCCAGATCCTCATCAAGGAACGCACCGGCAAGGCCTTCCCCACCAATCCGTGGGAACAGCTCACCGGCGCCATCGGCGCCGTGTTCGGCTCCTGGATGAACGACCGCGCCATGGTCTACCGCCGCAAGTACAACATCCCCCATGAATGGGGCACGGCGGTCAACGTGCAGGCCATGGTCTACGGCAACACCGGCGAAAACTCGGGTTCCGGCGTGGCCTTCACGCGCGATCCCGCCACCGGCGAAAAGGTGTTCTACGGCGAGTTCCTCATCAACGCCCAAGGCGAAGACGTGGTGGCCGGCGTACGCACCCCGCAACCCGTCGTCGAAATGATCCAGAGCATGCCCGCGGCGTATAAGGAGCTGGATCGCATCCGCACCGCGCTCGAGAAGCATTTCAAGGACATGCAGGACTTCGAGTTCACCATCGAGGACGGGGTGGTGTACATGCTGCAGACCCGTAACGGCAAGCGCACCGGCGTGGCCGCCGTCCGCATCGCCTGCGAAATGGTGGAAGAGAAATTCATCGATTGGGAAACCGCGATCACCCGCGTTCCCGCCGATCAGCTCGATCAGGTCCTGGCCCCCA from Fibrobacterota bacterium includes these protein-coding regions:
- a CDS encoding 4-phosphoerythronate dehydrogenase, which produces MRIFVDENIPMGREAFAAHGEVTLFAGRNLKRADLSAADALLVRSVTRVDAGLLEGTPVRFVGTATIGTDHIDQAWLASQGIGFASAPGCNANSVGEYLASALTWLAAEKGFALEGKTLGIIGWGHVGKRVEAKAAGLGLKVLRNDPPLEQSGGAPGVAFVSLERLLDECDILSLHVPLIKAGPHPTLELAGPDFFARLQRPIVLCNTCRGEVIDETALRQAHAAGRIRHLVLDVFAGEPRPDPALCAIADLVTPHIAGYSLPGKLNGTTQVAAAFRACFGFPDAWAPAYPHPSEDELAYVPGSDASFLRRCIASVYDVAEDDARLRSALREADPGKGFDRLRREYPIRHEFASYQVIGLPAEKRELRSRLQALGFRIR